In Brachypodium distachyon strain Bd21 chromosome 2, Brachypodium_distachyon_v3.0, whole genome shotgun sequence, one genomic interval encodes:
- the LOC100839814 gene encoding threonine synthase, chloroplastic: MAAAATHASSLSFLLSRPHSSSPHQLRLRRPADHRVRCATDASAAAAAPAKHRRAADENIREEAARHPAPNNDFSAWYEPFPPGAPGGDNPDERYSLDEIVYRSSSGGLLDVRHDMEALARFPGSYWRDLFDSRIGRTTWPYGSGVWSKKEFVLPEIDPEHIVSLFEGNSNLFWAERLGRDHLGGMKDLWVKHCGISHTGSFKDLGMTVLVSQVNRLRRAPLSRPIAGVGCASTGDTSAALSAYCAAAGIPAIVFLPANRISLEQLIQPIANGATVLSLDTDFDGCMRLIREVTAELPIYLANSLNSLRLEGQKTAAIEILQQFDWEVPDWIIVPGGNLGNIYAFYKGFEMCRVLGLVDRLPRLVCAQAANANPLYRYYKSGWTEFQPQVAEPTFASAIQIGDPVSVDRAVVALKATNGIVAEATEEELMNAMSLADRTGMFACPHTGVALAALFKLREQRVIGPNDRTVVVSTAHGLKFSQSKIDYHDRKIEDMACKYANPPVSVKADFGAVMDVLKTRLKGKL; the protein is encoded by the coding sequence atggcggccgccgccacccacgcctcctccctctccttcctcctctcccgcccTCACTCCTCCTCCCCCCACCAGCTCCGCCTCCGCAGGCCCGCCGACCACCGCGTGCGCTGCGCCACcgacgcctccgccgccgcggccgcccccGCCAAGCACCGGCGCGCGGCGGACGAGAACATccgcgaggaggcggcgcggcaccCGGCCCCGAACAACGACTTCTCCGCCTGGTACGAGCCGTTCCCGCCGGGGGCCCCCGGCGGCGACAACCCCGACGAGCGCTACTCCCTGGACGAGATCGTCTACCGCTCCAGCTCGGGGGGCCTCCTCGACGTGCGCCACGACATGGAAGCCCTGGCCCGCTTCCCGGGCTCCTACTGGCGTGACCTCTTCGACTCCCGCATCGGCCGCACCACCTGGCCCTACGGCTCCGGCGTCTGGTCCAAGAAGGAGTTCGTGCTCCCGGAGATCGACCCGGAGCACATCGTCTCCCTCTTCGAGGGCAACTCCAACCTCTTCTGGGCCGAGCGGCTCGgccgcgaccacctcggcgGGATGAAGGACCTCTGGGTCAAGCACTGCGGCATCTCCCACACGGGGTCCTTCAAGGACCTCGGCATGACCGTGCTCGTCAGCCAGGTcaaccgcctccgccgcgcgccgctctccCGCCCCAtcgccggcgtcggctgcgCCTCCACGGGGGACACCTCCGCCGCGCTCTCCGCCtactgcgccgccgccgggatcCCTGCTATTGTGTTCTTACCCGCCAACCGCATCTCGCTCGAGCAGCTCATCCAGCCCATTGCCAACGGCGCCACCGTGCTCTCCCTGGACACGGACTTTGATGGCTGCATGCGGCTCATCAGGGAGGTCACTGCCGAGCTGCCGATTTACCTTGCCAATTCGCTCAATTCGCTTCGGCTCGAGGGGCAGAAGACGGCGGCCATTGAGATACTGCAGCAGTTCGATTGGGAGGTGCCAGATTGGATCATTGTCCCCGGAGGCAATCTCGGAAACATATATGCGTTCTACAAGGGATTCGAGATGTGCCGTGTTCTGGGTCTTGTAGATCGGCTGCCGCGGCTTGTCTGCGCACAGGCTGCCAATGCCAACCCGTTGTACCGGTACTACAAGTCAGGGTGGACTGAGTTCCAGCCACAAGTGGCTGAGCCGACATTTGCCTCTGCGATTCAGATTGGTGACCCTGTTTCTGTCGACCGAGCTGTCGTTGCACTGAAGGCGACGAATGGCATTGTTGCTGAGGccacggaggaggagctcatGAATGCTATGTCTCTCGCTGACCGCACTGGCATGTTTGCTTGCCCGCATACTGGGGTTGCCCTTGCGGCGCTGTTCAAGCTCCGGGAGCAGCGTGTCATTGGGCCAAACGACCGCACGGTGGTCGTCAGCACAGCACACGGTCTGAAGTTCTCCCAGTCCAAGATTGACTACCATGATCGCAAGATTGAAGACATGGCTTGCAAGTATGCtaacccacctgtcagtgtgAAGGCCGACTTTGGTGCTGTCATGGATGTCTTGAAGACTAGGCTCAAGGGTAAGCTCTGA